Proteins found in one Candidatus Cloacimonadota bacterium genomic segment:
- a CDS encoding glycosyltransferase: MLLSFVIPVLNEVDSIRLLTAQIQKNCGSHDYEIIFIDDGSRDGSFEVMEELAHHNSKIKIIKFRRNFGKAAALQHGFKLASGDVVFTLDADLQDN, encoded by the coding sequence GTGTTGTTGTCTTTTGTGATCCCCGTGCTAAATGAAGTTGATTCAATACGTCTTTTGACCGCCCAGATTCAAAAAAACTGCGGTTCCCACGATTATGAGATAATTTTCATCGATGACGGCAGTCGGGACGGTAGTTTCGAGGTTATGGAAGAATTGGCTCACCATAATTCCAAGATTAAAATCATCAAGTTCCGTCGAAATTTTGGCAAAGCCGCTGCCCTGCAGCATGGTTTCAAGCTCGCCAGCGGGGATGTGGTTTTCACTCTCGATGCGGACTTGCAAGACAATC